Within the Gemmatimonadaceae bacterium genome, the region CACGATTCGGAAGCTGGCGATTCAGAATGGCGAACAGTGTCGCCGATGTGAGCTACATCCTCGACGAGAACGCGCTCGGCGCCTCAGGCCAGGTCTTTCAGTTGAACAATTCGTAGTCCCTTGATGCCTGGAAGCCTTCTGTCGTTTGTCACGAAGGCCGTGCAACGCGAAGCCAGTGCTGCGGCAATCTGCAATGCATCTGGAGTCCTGAGTCTGTAGACTGCCCGAAGCTGCGCAGCCGCCCGCAGGATCGGTCGATCGACTTCGACGAAAGAGAGACCGCGACTGCGGGTCAACAGAGCCTCGTACCGTTCCGAGATCGCGAGGTCACCGCTTCGATATGGAACTACGAGTACTTCGAGCAACGTGATTGATGAGGTGACCAGCGTTCGCTCTCCCATCGCCGCAGAGGCGAAGAGCGGCCGAACGACCGGAAGCCAAGCCGGATCTCTCTCCATGAAGTAGATGAAGATCGAAGTATCGAGCGCCACCGGTCCGTCTCCGAGCGCGCTCTTCAATCCCACGAGTCTCGCTCCTCATTTACGTACTTCGCGGCATCAATACCCTTCCAGAGCTCCTTGCCCAATCCCTCGAGCTCGAGAATCGAGAGCTCCTCCTGCTCGATTACCGATTCCGACAGGATTCGCGTGACCTCCTGCGACAAGGAACGATTCTGCCTCTTCGCGCGCGCCTTCAGCTTTCGATAGAGCGAGTCGGGTAAATTCTTTATGTTGAGCGTGGCCACGGGTTCCTCCATTATTCCTCCAATTTGGAGGATAACCGCTCGCACGTCAACGTCCGCAGTTCTTCCGACCCCCAACGTTTCGGGATATATTTGGTCAATGACCCGCGCCGAGATCACCACTCCCGAAATCCTCTCCGACGAGTCAGTCGTCGAGCTCTCACTCCGGCCCCAGCGGCTCGCCGAGTTCATCGGCCAGCCCAAGGTGAAGGAGAGCATGCGCATCTACATAGATGCCGCTATCTCACGCCGCGAACCGCTCGACCACACTCTCTTCTTCGGGCCCGCCGGACTCGGCAAGACCACCCTCGCCGAGCTCATCGCACGCGAGATGGGAGTCAACATCCGCACGACGTCGGGGCCGGCGCTGGAGAAGCCGGGCGACCTCGTCGGCACGCTCACCAATCTCCGTGAAGGCGACATCCTCTTCATTGACGAGTTCCATCGCCTGCGGCCGGTGATCGAGGAGTTCCTCTATCCGGCGATGGAAGACTTTCGCATAGACATCCGCCTGTCCGAAGGACCCAAGGCACAGACGATCACGATGCCGATCGAGAAATTCACTCTCGTCGGAGCCACGACGCGCCTCGGCATGCTCACTCCGCCGATGCGCGCGCGCTTCGGCATCGAGCAGCGGCTCAACTTCTATCCGGCGAGCGACCTCGAGACGATCGTCCGCCGCACCGCGGAAGTGCTCAAGGTGGAGATTGATGACGGCGGCGCCGAGGAGATCGCCTGCCGCTCACGCGGAACTCCTCGGGTCGCTAATCGCCTGCTCCGCCGCATCCGCGATTACGCACAGGTGAAATCGAGCGGGAAGATTTCGCGCGACATCGCCAAGGACGCGCTCCAGCTCCTCGACGTGGACCAGTTCGGGCTCGACGACATGGACTCGCGAATCCTCAAGACAATCATCGAGAAGTTCGATGGCGGGCCGGTGGGGGTCAAAACCATCGCCGCCGCAGTCGGCGAGGACGAAGGAACGATCGAGGAGGTCTACGAGCCGTTCCTGGTGCAGCAGGGATTTCTCCAGCGGACACCGCGCGGACGCATGGCGACGGCAAACGCGTACCGGCACTTCGGGTTTACCCTGCCCCCGAACGGGCCGACTCAACAATCGTCGCTCTTCTGAAAGCTCGCGATCCATTGAATTTCGACGGCACCCTCACAAGCCATTACGACTTCGACCTTCCGCCCGGCCGCATCGCGCAGACTCCGGCCGAGCGCCGCGACGAGAGCCGGCTCATGGTCGTGCGTCGCGAGACTGGTGAGATCGAGCACGGCACCTTTTGCGATATCGCCGGTCTGATTCCGGCCGGCGACGCAATCGTCCTCAATACCACCCGCGTCTTCCGCGCGCGCCTTCTCGGCACCCGTGACTCCGGCGCCCCCGCGGAGCTGCTGCTCCTCAAGCCACTCGGCGACAACCGGTACGAGGCGATGGTGCACCCCGGCGGAAAGCTCAAGGCAGGGCGCATCGTGCACGTCAGTCCCGATCTCGAAGCGGAGATAGTCGAGACGACCGAGCGGCGCACGCGCGTCGTGCATCTTCGGTCGCCCCTTCCCATCGAGGAAGCGATCGAACGGTACGGACATGTTCCGCTTCCGCCCTACATCAGGCGGAGCGACGAGGCAGCCGACGCCGAGCGATACCAGACGGTCTATGCGCGCGAATCCGGATCGGTCGCGGCGCCGACCGCAGGGCTGCACTTCACCCCCGAGCTTCTCGCCACGCTGGCGTCAAAGGGTGTCTCGCGCGCCGATGTGGTGCTGCATGTCGGCGCCGGCACGTTCAAGCCGGTCGAGGTGGCTGATCCCGCCGATCACGTGATGCACGAGGAGTCGTACTGGCTCCCGGCTGAGGCCGCGGCAATTCTCAACGCCACACGTGCAAACGGGGGAGCCATCTGGGCGACGGGCACGACATCGGTCCGCACACTCGAAAGCGCGGTGCGTCCCGACGGGACGTTCATCGAGAAAGCCGGCGACACAAGGATCTTCATCCGGCCGCCGTACGTCTTCAAGGCGGTGGACCACCTCATCACCAATTTCCACCTTCCACACTCGACCTTGCTGATGCTCGTGGCCGCCTTTGCCGGATACGACCTCATCAGGCGCGCCTATCGCGAAGCGATCGCGAATGAGTACCGCTTCTACTCATACGGCGACGCGATGGCGATCATTTAGGGAGATGAGCTTCTCTTTCTCGCTTCAATCCCGGGCCGGCTCCGCGCGAGCCGGCGTTTTCATGACTCCCCATGGCCCGGTGGAGACGCCGGCGTTCTTGCCGGTCGGCACTCTCGCCACGGTGAAGTCGCTCGACCCCGACGACCTCACCGCGATGGGCGCGACGATGATCCTGTCGAACGCGTATCATCTGCACCTCCGGCCCGGCGACGATATCGTGCGCGACATGGGTGGCCTTCACCGCTTCATGCACTGGAACGGCCCGATCCTCACGGACTCCGGCGGATTCCAGGTCTTTTCGCTGGCAGGGCTGCGCAAGGTCGCCGAAGAAGGGGTCGAGTTTCAGAGCCACATTGACGGATCGCGCCGATTCTTCTCGCCCGAGAGCGTGATGCGCATCGAGCGCAACCTCGGCGCCGACGTCATCATGCAGTTCGATCACGTCATCCCCGGACAGTCAGAAGAGCTGCCCGCGCGTGACGCCAGCGAGCGGAGCGTGCGGTGGCTGGCGCGATGCCTGGCGGAGTTTGAAAAGCTCGACGCGGAAGACGAGATTACCCGCGGATCGCAGGCCTTGTTTCCCATCGTCCAGGGCGGCATTCACGCTCATCTCCGGCGGGAAGCGGCCACCGCGATCACGTCCATGCACGACTGGGCCGGGTTCGGGATCGGCGGCCTCTCGGTCGGCGAATCCAAGCCGGCGATGTATGAGATGCTCGAAGTCGTGAACGACGCGCTCAACACGGAACGCCCGCGCTACCTGATGGGCGTGGGATTCCCCGAGGACATCATCGAGGGAATAAGGCGCGGCGTGGACCTGTTCGACTGCGTCGCTCCGACCCGCATGGGCCGGAACGGCACCGCTTTCACCCCGGACGGCCGCATCAACATCAAGCGCTCCGAGTTCAGGACTGATCCGCGACCGCTCGATCCGTCGTGCGATTGCGCGGCGTGTGCACGGTTCTCGCGCGCTTATATTCGGCATCTCTTCGTCAGCGACGAGATTCTCGGCCTCCGCCTGCTCTCGCTGCACAATGTACATTTCCTTCTCTCGCTGGCGCGCACGGCGAGGCAAGCGATAACGACAGATTCGATCGACGCGTGGAGCACCGAGTGGCTCGCGCGATACCATTCCCGCAACAGCTCTTCCCCATGACACAGATATTCCCCACGCTCGCTCTTCTTCAGGCCCCGTCGAGCACTCTGCTCGGGCCGATTTTCATGTATGGCGCGATCTTCGCCATCTTCTACTTCATTCTGATCCGCCCCGGACAGAAGCAGAGGAAGGCGCAGGAAGCGCTCATCCGTCAGGTGAAGCGCGGCGACGAGATCGTTACCACGGGCGGCATCATCGGAGAGGTCATTCACATCAAGGAGACCACGACCGGGGCCGGCGCCGCCGTTCCGAACGAGGACCGGATCACCATCAAGAGCGGCGAATCGCGGCTCGTGATCGAGCGCGGCCGCATAGCGCGCGTGATCCGTGGCTCCGGCGCACCGGTGGCCGAGGGGTGAAGATCCTCGACATCCGGGTCCTCGGCGACCCGGCGCTCCGCAAGGCGACCACTCCGGTCGAGGAGATCACCGACGACATCCGCACGCTCG harbors:
- a CDS encoding type II toxin-antitoxin system VapC family toxin; amino-acid sequence: MALDTSIFIYFMERDPAWLPVVRPLFASAAMGERTLVTSSITLLEVLVVPYRSGDLAISERYEALLTRSRGLSFVEVDRPILRAAAQLRAVYRLRTPDALQIAAALASRCTAFVTNDRRLPGIKGLRIVQLKDLA
- the ruvB gene encoding Holliday junction branch migration DNA helicase RuvB, which translates into the protein MTRAEITTPEILSDESVVELSLRPQRLAEFIGQPKVKESMRIYIDAAISRREPLDHTLFFGPAGLGKTTLAELIAREMGVNIRTTSGPALEKPGDLVGTLTNLREGDILFIDEFHRLRPVIEEFLYPAMEDFRIDIRLSEGPKAQTITMPIEKFTLVGATTRLGMLTPPMRARFGIEQRLNFYPASDLETIVRRTAEVLKVEIDDGGAEEIACRSRGTPRVANRLLRRIRDYAQVKSSGKISRDIAKDALQLLDVDQFGLDDMDSRILKTIIEKFDGGPVGVKTIAAAVGEDEGTIEEVYEPFLVQQGFLQRTPRGRMATANAYRHFGFTLPPNGPTQQSSLF
- the queA gene encoding tRNA preQ1(34) S-adenosylmethionine ribosyltransferase-isomerase QueA — encoded protein: MNFDGTLTSHYDFDLPPGRIAQTPAERRDESRLMVVRRETGEIEHGTFCDIAGLIPAGDAIVLNTTRVFRARLLGTRDSGAPAELLLLKPLGDNRYEAMVHPGGKLKAGRIVHVSPDLEAEIVETTERRTRVVHLRSPLPIEEAIERYGHVPLPPYIRRSDEAADAERYQTVYARESGSVAAPTAGLHFTPELLATLASKGVSRADVVLHVGAGTFKPVEVADPADHVMHEESYWLPAEAAAILNATRANGGAIWATGTTSVRTLESAVRPDGTFIEKAGDTRIFIRPPYVFKAVDHLITNFHLPHSTLLMLVAAFAGYDLIRRAYREAIANEYRFYSYGDAMAII
- the tgt gene encoding tRNA guanosine(34) transglycosylase Tgt: MSFSFSLQSRAGSARAGVFMTPHGPVETPAFLPVGTLATVKSLDPDDLTAMGATMILSNAYHLHLRPGDDIVRDMGGLHRFMHWNGPILTDSGGFQVFSLAGLRKVAEEGVEFQSHIDGSRRFFSPESVMRIERNLGADVIMQFDHVIPGQSEELPARDASERSVRWLARCLAEFEKLDAEDEITRGSQALFPIVQGGIHAHLRREAATAITSMHDWAGFGIGGLSVGESKPAMYEMLEVVNDALNTERPRYLMGVGFPEDIIEGIRRGVDLFDCVAPTRMGRNGTAFTPDGRINIKRSEFRTDPRPLDPSCDCAACARFSRAYIRHLFVSDEILGLRLLSLHNVHFLLSLARTARQAITTDSIDAWSTEWLARYHSRNSSSP
- the yajC gene encoding preprotein translocase subunit YajC, giving the protein MTQIFPTLALLQAPSSTLLGPIFMYGAIFAIFYFILIRPGQKQRKAQEALIRQVKRGDEIVTTGGIIGEVIHIKETTTGAGAAVPNEDRITIKSGESRLVIERGRIARVIRGSGAPVAEG